From the Simplicispira suum genome, the window TCGCCGAAGGTCATGGTGCCCAGGCAGATGGGAGTGACGTGCAGGTCGCTTTGGCCGAGGGGGAGTGTTTTCATGCGTTGCGGGGGCTTGTCAAAGGTTGGCGCTGCAGTTTACGGGCGCAGGCGCAATCGTGCAGGCGAGCCAACGCACAGGGATTTGTCGCCGCCAGGACAAGCCCCCACCGCAAGCCATGAATAATTGGCGGATGTATTCAGAACGCTTTCCCGCCCGCACCGAAGTCGTGCGCATCCGCTCACTCGACTACCACGTCTGGCGCTGGGGCGCGCTGCAGAGTGACGCTCCGCCCCTTGTTTTGGTCCATGGCTGGATGGACGTGGGCGCTTCCTACCAGTTCATGGTCGACGCCCTGCCCGAGGCCTTTGTGCAAGGCCGGACCATCCTCGCGCCCGATTGGCGCGGCTTCGGCCTGACCAAACCACCGGTGCCAACAGACCACTACGCTTTTGCCGATTACCTGGCCGACCTGGACCAGTTGCTGGACCACTACGCCGGCGAGCGCCCGGTGGATCTGGTGGGCCACAGCATGGGCGGCAACATTGCCATGATGTACGCGGGCGTTCGCGCAACGCGGGTGCGGCGCCTGGTGAATCTGGAGGGCTTTGGCCTGCCCGCCTCCCAGCCCGAGTCTGCGGTGCGCCGCTACGGCGAATGGATGGACGAAATCCGCCAGCTCGAACGCGGCGAGATGGCACTCAAAAGCTACGAAGGCCTGAACGGCGTGGCGCGGCGGCTCATGAAGACCAACCCGCGCCTCTCGCAGGACAAAGCCGAATGGCTGGCGCAGCATTGGGCCGCGCCGGACGCGTCAGGCCGCTGGGCCATCCTGGGCGACGCAGCCCACAAGGTCAAAAGCGCGCAACTCTACCGGGTGGACGAAGTGCAGGCACTCTACGCCGCCATCGCCGCGCCCACGCTGGCGGTGGAAGCCAGTGGCGACAGCCTGGGCCAGTGGTGGCAGGGCCGCTACACACTGGCGCAGTATCACGAGCGCCTGAAAGCCGTGGCGAACTGCCGCACCGCCGTCATCGAGGACGCAGGCCACATGCTGCACCACGACCAGCCCGAGGTACTGGCCAAGCTGGTCGAAGCGTTCCTAAGCGACTGAAACCAGCAAAATTTTGATGAAAAAAGGCTTCCAGCGCTTATCCAGAAAGCGCCAGATGCTATCAAAACAGGAATTGGGGAGTTGTCACGCCGCTCGAACGGCGTCGGCCAGACGCTCTGCGCAGCGGCTTGCCTGGGCAGCGTCGCGGGCCTCCACCATCACCCGCAATACCGGCTCGGTGCCGCTGGCGCGAATCAACACGCGGCCCAGTGCGCCCAGTTCGGCCTGCACGGTTTCGGTTTCCCGCGCCAGGTGCGCGTTGCTGCGCCAGTCGCTTCCCGGCGCCAAGCGCACGTTGAGCAGCACCTGGGGGAACAACACCACTTCTTCCATCAGCTGAGCCAAAGTGCGGCCACTGCGCACCACGCACTGCAGCACCTGCAAGGCGCTCACCAGACCGTCGCCCGTGGTCTGCTTGTCGAGTGCCAGCAAGTGGCCCGAACCTTCGCCGCCGAGCAACCAGCCCCGCTTGGCCAGCTCTTCCAGCACGTAGCGGTCTCCCACCTTGGCGCGCACCAGCTGGACGCCGCGTTCGGCCAGCGCCAGCTCCACCGCCATGTTGGTCATCAGGGTACCCACCACGCCGGGCACGAGTTCGTCGCGACCCATGCGCTCGCGCGCCATGAGGTAGAGCAGCTCGTCGCCGTTGTAGAGGCGTCCGGCGGCGTCCACCACCTGCAGGCGGTCGGCGTCACCATCGAGCGCAATACCGTAGTCCGCATGGTTGGCGCGCACCGCCAGCACCAGTGCGTCGGGGTGCGTGGCGCCCACTTCGTGGTTGATGTTGATGCCGTCGGGCGCGCAGCCCATGGCAATCACGTCAGCGCCCAGCTCATGAAACACCTTGGGCGCCACCTGGTAGGCCGCGCCGTGGGCGGCGTCCACCACGATTTTCAGCCCCTTGAGCGTCAGATCGTGCGCATAGGTGCTCTTGCAAAATTCGATGTAGCGCCCAGCGGCATCGTCCAGTCGGCGCGCCTTGCCAAGCGAGGCCGAATCGGCCCACACGGGCGCTTCGGCCAGCGCTTCTTCCACGGCGATCTCCCAGTTGTCGCTCAGCTTGCTGCCCTGCGCGCTGAAAAACTTGATGCCGTTGTCCGGAAACGGATTGTGGCTGGCGCTGATGACCACGCCCAGGCTCGCGCGCTGGGCGCGCGTCAGATAGGCAACCCCCGGCGTCGGCAGCGGACCAAGCAAAACCACATCGACGCCGGCCGAATTGAAGCCCGATTCGAGCGCGCTCTCGAGCATGTAGCCCGAAATCCGCGTGTCCTTGCCGATCAGAACCGTGGGGCGCGCTTCACTGCGCTTGAGCACGCGGCCCACCGCATGGCCCAGCCGAAGAATGAAGTCGGGGGTGATCGGAGACACCCCCACCGTTCCGCGAATGCCGTCGGTGCCGAAATACTGTCTCTGCATGCTGTTCCTCTCAAATATTCTTTTCTTCTGAACGGCTCGATGCGGCTCAATTCACCGGGTTGCTGGCCGCCTGCCAGACGCTCAGGGCCTGTACGGTTTCGGCTACGTCGTGCACGCGCACCACGCGTGCCCCACGCTCTACCGCAAGCAGCGCCGCCGCAATGCTGGGAATGATGCGGGAGCCAACTTCCAGGCCGCTGACAGCCCCCAGTGGCGATTTGCGGGACCAAGCCGCCACCACCGGATAGCCGGCACACAGCAACTCCTGCTGGCGCCTCAGCAGTTCGAAATTCTGGGCCACCGTCTTGCCAAAACCGATGCCGGGGTCCAGCAAAATTCTGGCCTTTTCGACGCCCAGTGCCTGCACCGCTTCGGCACGGTGCCTCAAGAATCCGAGCACTTGCCTCGGAACATCGCCCTCCATGGGCTGCACCTGCATGGTTTGTGGCTCGCGGTGCATGTGCATCAGACAAACGCCGCAGTTGGGGTGTTGGGCCACCACCTGTGCAGCGCCGCTCTGGCGCAGCGCCCACACGTCGTTGATGATGTCAGCGCCCAGATCCAGCACCGCGCGCATCACCTCGGCCTTGTAGGTATCCACCGAAACCGGAACCCCCATGGAAACGACGGCGCGCACCACGGGCAACACGCGGGCAAGTTCGTCGTCCAGCGGCACCGGTGGGCTTCCCGGACGGGTGGATTCACCGCCTATATCGAGCATATCGGCACCGTCTCGCAACAGCACCTCGCAATGGCGCAGGGCGGCTGCGGCGCTTGCGTGCTGCCCACCGTCCGAAAACGAATCAGGCGTGATATTGACAATGCCCATCACCTGCGGGCGGCTGAGGTCGATGGCGAAACGGCTGGTTTGCCAGATCATGGGTGGGGCTGGAGAAGGAGAACGAACAAACGGGGCTTGCGCCCCGTTTGCTTCATTGCAGAAATGCTTGCATCAAGCCGCTGAAGGCGCCGGTTCAGCCGCTACGGCGGGGGTACCGCCGCTGGCGTCGTCGCCCTCGGACGAAGGCGTGCGCGGGGTCCAGTCCTTGGGTGGGCGCGGAGGCTTGCCCGCAATGATGTCGTCGAGTTGATCGGAGTCGATGGTTTCCCATTCGAGCAGGGCCTTGGCCATGGCGTGGATCTTGTCCTGGTTGTCCTCGATCAGTTTGCGTGCCTGGGCGTACTGCTCATCGATGATCTTGCGCACTTCCTGGTCAACCTTCTGCATGGTTGCCTCGCTCATGGTCGTGGTTTTGGTCACCGAGCGGCCCAAAAACACTTCGCCTTCGTTTTCGGCGTAGACCATGGGGCCAAGCGCATCGGTCATGCCGTAGCGAGTGACCATGTCGCGGGCAATCGAGGTCGCGCGCTCGAAGTCGTTGCTGGCACCCGTGGTCATCTGGCCCATGAACACTTCTTCGGCAATGCGGCCGCCAAAGAGCATGCTGATCTGGTTCAGCATGTATTCCTTGTCGTAGCTGTAGCGGTCTTGTGCCGGCAGGCTCATGGTGACGCCCAAAGCCCGACCACGGGGAATGATGGTGACCTTGTGCACCGGGTCGCACTTGGGCAGGAGCTTGCCGATCAGCGCATGGCCCGACTCGTGGTAGGCCGTGTTGCGGCGCTCTTCCTCGGGCATGACCATGCTCTTGCGCTCGGGGCCCATGAGGATCTTGTCCTTGGCACGCTCGAAATCCTGCATCTCGACCGTACGGGCGTTCCGACGTGCGGCCATCAAGGCGGCTTCGTTGCACAGGTTGGCCAGATCGGCGCCGGACATGCCGGGCGTGCCGCGCGCGATGACGCCGGGGTTGACGTCCTGGCTGACCGGAATCTTGCGCATGTGCACGTTGAGGATCTGCTCACGGCCACGAATGTCGGGCAGCGTCACATACACCTGGCGGTCGAAACGGCCGGGGCGCAGCAGCGCAGCATCCAAAATGTCTGGCCGGTTGGTGGCGGCTACCACGATCACACCGAGGTTGGTCTCAAACCCGTCCATCTCGACCAGCATCTGGTTCAAGGTCTGTTCGCGCTCGTCGTTGCCACCGCCCAGGCCCGCGCCCCGCTGGCGGCCGACGGCATCAATTTCATCGATGAAGATGATGCAGGGAGCATTTTTCTTGGCGTTCTCAAACATGTCGCGCACGCGGGCGGCACCGACGCCAACGAACATTTCGACGAAATCAGAGCCGGAAATAGAAAAGAACGGTACCTTGGCTTCACCCGCAATGGACTTGGCAAGCAGCGTCTTGCCGGTGCCCGGAGGGCCTACCAGCAGCAGACCGCGTGGAATGCGGCCGCCGAGCTTTTGAAAGCGCTGCGGGTCTTTCAGGAAATCGACAACTTCCTTGACTTCTTCCTTGGCTTCGTCGCAACCGGCTACGTCGGCAAACGTCACCGTGTTGTTGTTCTCGTCCATCATGCGCGCCTTGCTCTTGCCAAAGCTGAAGGCGCCGCCCTTGCCGCCGCCCTGCATCTGGCGCATGAAGTACACCCACACGCCAATCAAAAGCAGCATGGGACCCCAGCTCACCAGCAGGGTCATCAGCAGCGAGCCTTCTTCACGCGGCTTGACGTCGAACTTGACGTTGTTGTTGATCAGGTCGCCCACCAGACCGCGATCGAGATAGGTGGCGGTGGTGCGGATGCGGCGGTCATCGTTGGTCAGGGCGATGATCTCGGTACCGCCCTGGCCTTCCTGAATGGTCGCGCTCTTGATGCGGTTGCTGCGCACTTCGTCCAGGAATTCGGAGTAGCCCACGTGGCCGGCCGACGCGCTGGCGCGGGTGTCAAATTGTTTGAACACCGTAAACAGCACCATGGCAATAACGAGCCAGACGGCAACTTTTGAAAACCACTGATTGTTCAAGCGGGACTCCAGAGTGGGTGACAGGGCAGATTTGACCCAGATAGAGGCAATTTTAGACTTTTCAAGCCAAGCCTCCCTTTAATGCCTCAGCGACAGGCCATTGCGCCAGCACGGTCTCTCAGGGTTTGGCACGGTGTTTCATGGTTTAAGACCGACCCCGACAAGAAAGGTTTCCGACGATTTGTCGCGCGAGGCCTTGGGCTTGAGCGGCTTGACGAGACGAAAGTTTGCACGGAACGCATCAACCAGCTCGGCATACCCGCCGCCGTGAAACACCTTGGCCACCAGCGCCCCGTCCGCTTGCAGGTGATTGCGGGCAAAGTCGATCGCCAGCTCCACCAGCAGCGAGATACGCGCCGCATCGGTCGCCGCAATGCCGGAGAGGTTGGGCGCCATGTCGGAGACCACCAGATCAACCTTGCGCTCACCAAGAGCGGCCTCCACCTCGGCCAGCACCACTCCCTCACGAAAATCGCCTTGAAAAAAGCGCACTCCATCAATCGGCTCCATGGGCAGCATATCCAGGGCCACGATGGCGCCGGTGCCGCCCAATCGACGACGCACATACTGACTCCAGGCTCCAGGCGCACTGCCCAGATCCACCACCACGGCGCCGGGGCGGATCAGGCGAAAGTGCTCGTCGATCTCCTTGAGCTTGTACGCAGCGCGAGCGCGGTAGCCTTCTTGCTGCGCGAGTTTGACGTAGGTGTCATTGACGTGGTCGTTGAGCCACGCCTTGTTGACCTTCTTGCTCTGGGTTTTGACTTTCATGGGGACCTATTGTCTCCCGGCCCACGACGAAGTCTCTGTATTCAAAATGTGTCCAAAGCCCCATGCGCCGGGCCGCAGATAATACGGGTATGCCCCAAATAGAACTTGACTCGGCCGCGCGCCGCGAATACCGCGCTCAGGCGCACCACCTCAATCCCGTGGTGATGGTGGGCGGCGACGGCCTGACACCCGCCGTACGCAAGGAGATCGACGCTGCACTCAATGCCCACGGCCTGATCAAAATTCGTGTTTTCGGTGATGACCGCGCCGCCCGCGAGCTGATGTACCAGGAACTGGCCGCCGAACTCAGCGCCGCACCCATTCAGCATATTGGCAAGCTTTTCGTGCTGTGGCGCCCACAGCCCGAAAAGGAGCGCAGCGTGGACGAAGACCGCATGCCGGGCCCGCGCGACGTGAAAGTACTCAAATACAGCAAACGCGGCGGTCAGCGCCCCGAAATCAAACAACTGCGTGTGCTGGGCAACCAACGCCTCACGCCGGGTGGCCAGGTGAAACGCGCCAAAAAACCCAGACTCACATCCATCAAGAAGCGCCAGGCCCCTTGATGCCATGAGCGGAGCGAGTCCGGCGCAGCCGCGCCACGTCATCTGCATGAAATGGGGCCACAAGTACGGCCCCGAGTACGTCAACCGCCTGTATGCCATGGTGCGGCGCCACCTGCGCGGACACTTCCACTTTGTCTGCCTGACGGACGATGCAACCGGTATCCGCAGTGAGGTGCAGTGCTTGCCGATTCCGCCGCTGGATTTGCCCGCAGGCATTCCCGAGCGCGGCTGGAACAAGCTGGCCACGTTCAGTGCGGACCTGCATGGCCTGAAGGGAACGGCGCTGTTTCTTGACGTGGACGTGGTGGTGACGGGCAGCCTGGACGACTTTTTCACCCAGCCGGGTGAGTTCCTGATCATCCATGACCACAAGCGCCCCTGGCGCATCACCGGCAACTCGTCGGTGTACCGGTTCGAGCTGGGCGCGCACCCCGAAGTGCTCAGCTACTTCCGCTCACACTTCAATGAGATTCGCGCCAAATTTCGCAATGAACAGGCGTATTTGTCGGATTTTCTGCACCGCCAGGGCAAGCTCAGCTATTGGCCCGCAGCATGGTGCCCCAGTTTCAAGTACCACTGCATTCCAACCTGGCCCACCAACTACTGGCAGCCCCCCTTCGTACCCGAAGGCGCGCGCGTCGTGATCTTTCATGGCGAATGCAATCCGCCCGACGCACTGGCCGGCCGGCGCAACCGGCGTTTTCGTTTCATCCGGCCGGCCACCTGGGTGGCAGAGCACTGGTACGAATAGAGCGATGGAGAGCGCGCTTAGGCGTCTCTCTTGGGTCCAGCGGTACACCACAGCACCATCAGCGCGCACAGCCACTGCAGGCCCAACATGGCGCTGCCTGCGCTGTGCCACAAACGCAGGTTCTGCCGCGCCTCAATGCGGGGGGCCACGCCGAATTGCACCAACACTGCCAGCAGCATTCCGCCCAGTATGAAAAGCATAGCTGCTCGCGCCCATGGATACTGCGTTACCTCCCCTTTTGGCCTGGAAATCAGCAGCAGCAAAAGGCCGCAAGCGACCGACACCCAGGTCTGTGCAGCAAACAGCCGTGCGGCCATGTGGCCGGCCATGGCCGGCGTTGGCAAATAGGCGAACAACAGCGGCACGACGAGCGCACCCAAGGTGGTCAGGCTCCCCCACCACAACGCGGCCAGCAGCACGGGCAGCCGTTCGCGCATGCTCAGGCATAGTTGACGGCGACGATCTCGTAATGGCGTATGCCGCCTGGCGCCACCACTTCAGCGGTGTCCCCCTCCGACTTACCGATCAGCGCGCGCGCAATGGGACTGCCAATGTTGATCAGGCCTTGCTTCAAGTCGGCCTCATCCTCACCAACAATCTGGTACGTGACTGCTTCACCGGTGTTTTCGTCTTCCAGACGGACGGTGGCACCAAACACTACGCGGCCTTCCGCGTCGATGGCAGTAGGGTCGATGATTTGCGCAGCCGAGAGCTTGCCTTCGATTTCCTGGATGCGTCCTTCAATAAAGCCCTGGCGGTCTTTGGCGGCGTCGTATTCGGCGTTTTCGCTCAGGTCGCCCTGGGCCCGTGCTTCGGCAATGGCTGCGATGACCCCTGGGCGGTCGACGGTCTTGAGGCGATGCAGCTCGGCCTTGAGCTTCTCGGCGCCGCGTTTCGTGATGGGAAGAGTGGCCATGGCCTGACGTCTCCGTTGGTGTTGGTGCGCTGTTGACAAGCGCGGCAATTGTCTTCGCATGCACAGCCAGAGTGCGGTGTGCCATGCCCCAAAAGCAAACCGCCGCACGTTGCCGCGCGGCGGTGTTGTTCATGCGGCCATTATGCCGCGTTTGCTTTGCTTAAAAAAATGGCAAAGCTACACCAGCAGTTGCGCGTGCATTTCCTGTACCGAAATCACATCGAGTTGGTCCACGTGCCGCAGGCCCTCCACAGCCGCCTCTGCGCCGAAAATGGTGGTGAAGGTCGTGACCCGCGCCAGCAGCGAACTGGTGCGGATGGCGCGCGAATCGGCAATGGCGTTGCGGCGCTCTTCGACCGTGTTGATGACCATGACAATCTCGTTGTTCTTGATCATGTCGACGATATGCGGCCGTCCTTCGGTCACCTTGTTGACCACCTGCACCGCGACGCCCGCTGCTTCAATGGCCGCTGCCGTGCCCTTGGTGGCCACCAGCTCAAAGCCCAATTGAACGAGCTGGCGCGCAATATCGACAGCGCGCGGCTTGTCGGCGTTCTTGACAGTAAGGAAGACCTTGCCCGACTTGGGCAGCACGGTGCCAGCGCCGAGCTGGCTCTTGACATACGCCTCGCCAAAGGTCTTGCCCACGCCCATGACTTCGCCGGTGGATTTCATCTCGGGGCCGAGGATGGTGTCCACGCCGGGGAACTTGACGAAGGGGAACACGGCCTCCTTGACGCTGAAGTACGGCGGTGTCACTTCCTTGGTGATGCCTTGCGAAGCCAGCGTCTGGCCCGCCATGCAGCGCGCCGCGACCTTGGCCAGCTGGATGCCGGTGGCCTTGCTGACGAAAGGCACGGTGCGTGATGCCCGTGGGTTCACTTCGAGCACGTAGATGACGTCCTTGCCATCCACCTCCTGAATGGCGAACTGCACGTTCATCAGGCCCACCACGCTCAGACCTTCAGCCATGGCCCCAGTCTGGCGCTTGATTTCGTCTATGGTGGCCGCTGCCAGGTAGTACGGTGGCAGCGAGCAGGCCGAATCGCCGCTGTGCACGCCCGCCTGTTCGATGTGCTCCATGACGCCGCCGATGAAGGTGACACCTGCAGAGTCGCGCACGCAGTCCACGTCGCACTCGATGGCGTTGCTCAAAAAGCGGTCCAGCAGCACGGGCGAGTCGTGGCTCACCTTGACGGCTTCGCGCATGTAACGCTCGAGGTCGCGTTGCTCATGCACGATTTCCATGGCGCGGCCACCCAGCACATAGCTCGGGCGCACCACCAATGGGTAGCCCAGGGCTTCGGCCTTGGCCAGCGCGTCGGCTTCGGTCCGCGCCGTGGCGTTGGGCGGCTGGCGCAAATTGAGCTTGTGCAGCAGGGCCTGAAACCGCTCGCGGTCCTCCGCAGCGTCGATCATGTCGGGGCTGGTGCCGATAATGGGCACGCCCTCGGCTGCCAATGCCAGCGCCAGTTTCAAGGGCGTCTGGCCACCGTATTGCACGATGACGCCTGCGGGTTGTTCCTTGTCGACAATTTCCAGCACGTCTTCCAGCGTCACCGGCTCGAAATACAGGCGGTCCGAGGTGTCGTAGTCGGTGGAAACCGTCTCGGGGTTGCAGTTGACCATGATCGTCTCGTAGCCATCCTCGCGCATGGCAAGGGCCGCGTGCACGCAGCAGTAGTCGAACTCGATGCCCTGGCCGATGCGGTTGGGACCACCGCCCAGCACCATGATCTTCTTGTTGCTGGTCGGCAGGGCTTCGCACTCGCTGCCCTCGGCCTCGTAGGTCGAATAGAGGTAGGCGGTGTGCGTCTCGAATTCGGCGGCGCAAGTGTCCACGCGCTTGTAGACCGGACGCACGCCTTGCTGGCGGCGTGCCTCGCGCACGGCTTTTTCCGTGGTCTTGAACAGCTTGGCCAGGCGCCGATCGGAAAAACCTTTTTGCTTGAGTGTACGCAGCGTGGCGGCGTCCATGGAACCCAAGGCGCCCTCGCCTTTTGCGGCCACGAGCTGGTCGATGTCGAGCTCGATCTTCACGATCTGCTCGATCTGCACCAGGAACCAGCGGTCAATTTTGGTGAGTTCAAACACCTCGTCCACCGACAGCCCCATGGCAAAGGCGTCCCCCACGTACCAGATGCGCTCGGGGCCGGGCTCGCCCAATTCGCGCTCCAGCACCTCGCGGTCCTGGGTTTTTTCGTCCATTCCATCCACGCCCACTTCCAGGCCACGCAGGGCTTTCTGGAAAGATTCCTGGAAGGTCCGGCCCATGGCCATCACCTCGCCCACGCTCTTCATCTGCGTGGTCAGGCGGCTGTCGGCGGTCGGGAACTTCTCGAAGGCAAAGCGCGGAATCTTGGTGACTACGTAGTCGATTGACGGCTCAAACGACGCCGGTGTGGCGCCGCCCGTGATCTCGTTGCGCAATTCGTCGAGCGTGTAGCCCACGGCCAGCTTGGCCGCCACCTTGGCAATCGGGAAACCCGTGGCCTTGGAAGCAAGTGCCGACGAGCGCGAGACGCGCGGGTTCATCTCGATGACGATCATTCGGCCGTCCTTCGGGTTCACCGAGAACTGCACGTTCGATCCGCCCGTATCCACGCCGATCTCGCGGAGCACCGCGAGGCTGGCGTTGCGCATGATCTGGTATTCCTTGTCGCTCAAGGTCTGCGCCGGGGCCACGGTGATCGAATCGCCCGTGTGCACGCCCATGGGGTCGAGGTTTTCAATCGAGCAGATGATGATGCAGTTGTCCGCCTTGTCGCGCACCACCTCCATCTCATACTCTTTCCAGCCGAGCAGCGATTCCTCGATCAGCAGCTCATTGGTGGGCGAGGCTTCCAGGCCACGCTTGCAGATGGTCTCGAATTCTTCCGGGTTGTAGGCGATGCCGCCGCCGGTGCCGCCCAGCGTGAAACTGGGGCGGATGACGGTGGGAAAACCCAGCGTTTTCTGCACCACCCAGGCCTCGTCCATGGTGTGGGCGATGCCCGATCGCGCCGAGCCCAGGCCGATGCGCGTCATCGCATCCTTGAACTTGAGACGGTCCTCGGCCTTGTCGATGGCTTCGGGCGTGGCGCCGATCAGCTCCACCTTGTATTTGTGCAGCACCCCGTTGCGCCACAAATCCAGCGCGCAATTGAGCGCCGTCTGCCCACCCATGGTCGGCAGGATGGCGTCGGGGCGCTCCTTGGCAATGATTTTCTCTACCGTCTGCCAGGTGATGGGCTCGATGTAGGTGACGTCGGCTGTGGCCGGGTCGGTCATGATCGTCGCGGGGTTGCTGTTGATCAGGATGACCTTGTAGCCCTCCTCGCGCAGTGCCTTGCAGGCCTGAACACCGGAGTAGTCGAATTCGCAGGCCTGGCCAATGATGATGGGGCCAGCGCCGATGATGAGAATGCTTTGAATGTCTGTGCGTTTTGGCATGAAGATCAGTCGTTGGGGTCGGCTGGAGCGGCAGTGGGCGCGGCAGGCGCGACATCGCCGGGGCGTCGGCGCAGGCGCTCAAGCAGCACGGCGGCGCGCTCTGCGGGCAGGTTTTTCTGCATCAGCTGGAGCAAACCATCGCCCTGCACCAGAGGGCTGAGAACCTCGGTCTCGGCCTCGTGGAATGTGACATCCCACTCGGCCAGGACTTCGTTGAAAGTGGCGTCGTCCCAGGTCTTACCCTTGGACACCAGCGTGACCAAGGGCATGGCCTTGCGTTCCACAAAGGCCTTGCGGTAAGGTTTTTGCTGCCAGCGCTCGGCAAACCACTCGCGGTGCGGAGAAGCAAGTGTCAGCAGGCGTTTGTGGATCGCCTTTTCGAGCGCCGCTGCGGGAAATTTGAAGAGCTTCATGCTGCTACCGAAACCGCCGTAGCCGCCGCCTTGCTGTGTGCAGCGCGCATGGCGTCGATGAAGCGGTCAAACAAATAGTCCACATCGTGCGGGCCCGGCGAAGCTTCCGGGTGCCCCTGGAAGCTGAAGGCTGGTTGATCGCGGTAGGCCAGGCCCTGCAAAGTGCCGTCAAACAGGCTGATGTGCGTGGCACGCACCTGCGCGGGCAGGCTGTCCGCATCCACCGCAAAACCGTGGTTCTGGCTGGTGATGCCAACGCGCCCGGTGTCGAGGTCTTTGACCGGATGGTTGCCACCATGGTGGCCGTGGCCCATCTTGAAGGTTCGGGCTCCAGCGGCCAGGGCCATCAGCTGGTGGCCCAGGCAGATGCCAAAGGTGGGAATGCCGGTGGCGACAATTTCGCGCACCGCATCAATGGCGTAGTCGCAGGCCTGCGGGTCACCCGGGCCGTTCGACAGAAAGATGCCGTCGGGCGCCAGCGCCAGGGCCTCACGCGCCGGGGTTTGCGCCGGCACCACGGTGACGCGGCAGCCGCGCTCGGCCAGCATGCGCAGGATGTTGAGCTTCATGCCGTAGTCGTAGGCGACGACGTGGTGGGTTGGGGATTGCTGCTGTCCATAGCCGCTGCCCAACTGCCACTCCGTCTGGGTCCACTCGTAAGGCGCGCGCACCGACACCTGGCGCGCCAGATCCAGCCCTTCCATCGATGGCGCAGCGCGCGCGGCGGCCAAAGCCTCCTCGCGGCGCTCGGCGGTCACCGCTTCGCCCGGCGCGAGCGCCAGGATGCAGCCGTTTTGTGCCCCAT encodes:
- the greA gene encoding transcription elongation factor GreA, encoding MATLPITKRGAEKLKAELHRLKTVDRPGVIAAIAEARAQGDLSENAEYDAAKDRQGFIEGRIQEIEGKLSAAQIIDPTAIDAEGRVVFGATVRLEDENTGEAVTYQIVGEDEADLKQGLINIGSPIARALIGKSEGDTAEVVAPGGIRHYEIVAVNYA
- the carB gene encoding carbamoyl-phosphate synthase large subunit; protein product: MPKRTDIQSILIIGAGPIIIGQACEFDYSGVQACKALREEGYKVILINSNPATIMTDPATADVTYIEPITWQTVEKIIAKERPDAILPTMGGQTALNCALDLWRNGVLHKYKVELIGATPEAIDKAEDRLKFKDAMTRIGLGSARSGIAHTMDEAWVVQKTLGFPTVIRPSFTLGGTGGGIAYNPEEFETICKRGLEASPTNELLIEESLLGWKEYEMEVVRDKADNCIIICSIENLDPMGVHTGDSITVAPAQTLSDKEYQIMRNASLAVLREIGVDTGGSNVQFSVNPKDGRMIVIEMNPRVSRSSALASKATGFPIAKVAAKLAVGYTLDELRNEITGGATPASFEPSIDYVVTKIPRFAFEKFPTADSRLTTQMKSVGEVMAMGRTFQESFQKALRGLEVGVDGMDEKTQDREVLERELGEPGPERIWYVGDAFAMGLSVDEVFELTKIDRWFLVQIEQIVKIELDIDQLVAAKGEGALGSMDAATLRTLKQKGFSDRRLAKLFKTTEKAVREARRQQGVRPVYKRVDTCAAEFETHTAYLYSTYEAEGSECEALPTSNKKIMVLGGGPNRIGQGIEFDYCCVHAALAMREDGYETIMVNCNPETVSTDYDTSDRLYFEPVTLEDVLEIVDKEQPAGVIVQYGGQTPLKLALALAAEGVPIIGTSPDMIDAAEDRERFQALLHKLNLRQPPNATARTEADALAKAEALGYPLVVRPSYVLGGRAMEIVHEQRDLERYMREAVKVSHDSPVLLDRFLSNAIECDVDCVRDSAGVTFIGGVMEHIEQAGVHSGDSACSLPPYYLAAATIDEIKRQTGAMAEGLSVVGLMNVQFAIQEVDGKDVIYVLEVNPRASRTVPFVSKATGIQLAKVAARCMAGQTLASQGITKEVTPPYFSVKEAVFPFVKFPGVDTILGPEMKSTGEVMGVGKTFGEAYVKSQLGAGTVLPKSGKVFLTVKNADKPRAVDIARQLVQLGFELVATKGTAAAIEAAGVAVQVVNKVTEGRPHIVDMIKNNEIVMVINTVEERRNAIADSRAIRTSSLLARVTTFTTIFGAEAAVEGLRHVDQLDVISVQEMHAQLLV
- the carA gene encoding glutamine-hydrolyzing carbamoyl-phosphate synthase small subunit; protein product: MLLSLKGNFPPAILALADGTVFVGNSIGAAGSTVGEVVFNTSMTGYQEILTDPSYCQQIVTLTVSHVGNYGVNAEDIEADKVHAAGLIIKDLPLLVSNFRSTDSLSGYLMRANTVAIANIDTRQLTRHLRAHGAQNGCILALAPGEAVTAERREEALAAARAAPSMEGLDLARQVSVRAPYEWTQTEWQLGSGYGQQQSPTHHVVAYDYGMKLNILRMLAERGCRVTVVPAQTPAREALALAPDGIFLSNGPGDPQACDYAIDAVREIVATGIPTFGICLGHQLMALAAGARTFKMGHGHHGGNHPVKDLDTGRVGITSQNHGFAVDADSLPAQVRATHISLFDGTLQGLAYRDQPAFSFQGHPEASPGPHDVDYLFDRFIDAMRAAHSKAAATAVSVAA